A genomic window from Vanessa cardui chromosome Z, ilVanCard2.1, whole genome shotgun sequence includes:
- the LOC124543436 gene encoding uncharacterized protein LOC124543436 isoform X2, whose product MIDAEEYNESAVQPVDHQYARATVVDNPTMDCQDDDDEELVGPLTGAPYDEDYEDDEEEEEPVEWTSPPPSPVPPLAFGIHGDFDDETYEEGNVSDLVYGLDNVAEQSSSDNIMQETAATDQDIQ is encoded by the exons ATGATTGACGCGGAGGAATATAATGAATCCGCAGTCCAGCCTGTTGATCACCAATATGCCAGAGCTACCGTAGTGGATAATCCCACTATGGATTGCCAAGACGATGATGATGAGG AACTCGTGGGACCATTGACTGGAGCTCCATACGACGAAGATTACGAAGACGATGAAGAAGAGGAGGAACCAGTGGagt ggACTTCTCCGCCGCCCTCTCCGGTGCCCCCGCTTGCGTTTGGGATACACGGAGATTTCGACGACGAGACCTATGAAGAAGGAAACGTTTCTGATCTTGTTTATGGCTTAGATAACGTA GCGGAGCAGTCGTCGTCTGATAATATTATGCAAGAGACGGCAGCTACCGACCAAGATATACAGTAA
- the LOC124543436 gene encoding uncharacterized protein LOC124543436 isoform X1, whose protein sequence is MIDAEEYNESAVQPVDHQYARATVVDNPTMDCQDDDDEELVGPLTGAPYDEDYEDDEEEEEPVEWTSPPPSPVPPLAFGIHGDFDDETYEEGNVSDLVYGLDNVAIDQSNAQTNNEVHYLGLYKFVYFLSKAEQSSSDNIMQETAATDQDIQ, encoded by the exons ATGATTGACGCGGAGGAATATAATGAATCCGCAGTCCAGCCTGTTGATCACCAATATGCCAGAGCTACCGTAGTGGATAATCCCACTATGGATTGCCAAGACGATGATGATGAGG AACTCGTGGGACCATTGACTGGAGCTCCATACGACGAAGATTACGAAGACGATGAAGAAGAGGAGGAACCAGTGGagt ggACTTCTCCGCCGCCCTCTCCGGTGCCCCCGCTTGCGTTTGGGATACACGGAGATTTCGACGACGAGACCTATGAAGAAGGAAACGTTTCTGATCTTGTTTATGGCTTAGATAACGTA GCCATCGATCAATCAAATGCACAAACAAACAATGAAGTGCATTATCTGGGCTTGTATAAATTTGTCTACTTTCTGTCCAAG GCGGAGCAGTCGTCGTCTGATAATATTATGCAAGAGACGGCAGCTACCGACCAAGATATACAGTAA